A single genomic interval of Zingiber officinale cultivar Zhangliang chromosome 4A, Zo_v1.1, whole genome shotgun sequence harbors:
- the LOC121969480 gene encoding probable potassium transporter 11: MASGSGNEETNRGSMWELDRNLDQPMDEEAGKLRNMYKEKKFSAMLVTRLAFQSLGVVFGDLGTSPLYVYYNTFPRGIDDPEDVIGALSLIIYSLTLIPLLKYVFIVLRANDNGQGGTFALYSLLCRHAKVNTIPNQHRTDEQLTTYSRHTFDEKSLAAKVKRWLESHPFKKNALLILVLVGTCMAIGDGILTPVISVLSASGGIKVNNPKMSNDVVVLVAVAILVCLFSMQHYGTDKVGWLFAPVVLVWFLSIGVIGILNIWKFDSSVLKAFNPVYICRYFRRGKQNSWVSLGGILLSITGTEALFADLCHFPVLAVQIAFTTVVFPCLLLAYTGQAAYLVHHTDHVNDAFFRSIPDGIYWPMFIVATAAAIVASQATISATFSIIKQALALGCFPRVKIVHTSKKFLGQIYIPDINWILMILCIAVTAGFKNQSQIGNAYGTAVVIVMVVTTFLMIPIMLLVWRSHWFLVCIFTALSLLVEFPYLTAVLFKIDQGGWVPLVIAATFLVIMYVWHYGTVKRYEFEMHSKVSMAWILGLGPSLGLVRVPGIGFVYTELASGVPHIFSHFITHLPAIHSVVVFVCVKYLPVYTVPMEERFLMRRIGPKNFHMFRCVARYGYKDLHKKDDDFEKMLFDSLYLFVRLESMMEVYSDSEDYNVPAQRIENSSDLTTRENGNENTLSSIMDLSYASSSDLIQPAQSQGSSLVRSSGHASGMTSEELEFMNRCKEAGVVHILGNTIVRARRESTIIKKITVDYIYAFLRKICRENSVIFNVPHESLLNVGQIFYI; the protein is encoded by the exons ATGGCATCGGGTTCTGGAAATGAAGAGACGAACAGGGGGAGCATGTGGGAATTGGATCGGAATCTTGATCAACCCATGGATGAAGAAGCTGGCAAACTTAGAAACATGTACAAAGAAAAG AAATTTTCAGCCATGTTGGTCACCAGACTTGCCTTTCAGAGTCTTGGGGTTGTGTTTGGAGATTTAGGAACCTCCCCACTCTACGTGTACTATAATACATTCCCTCGTGGTATTGATGATCCAGAAGATGTTATTGGAGCTCTTTCTTTGATCATCTACTCGCTCACGCTAATACCCCTTCTTAAATATGTTTTTATCGTGCTTAGAGCAAATGATAACGGTCAAG GTGGTACCTTTGCACTCTATTCACTACTTTGCCGACATGCAAAAGTGAATACTATTCCTAACCAGCATAGAACTGATGAACAACTCACAACTTACAGTCGCCATACATTTGACGAGAAGTCACTAGCTGCAAAAGTCAAGAGGTGGTTAGAATCACATCCATTTAAAAAAAATGCTCTGCTTATTCTTGTTCTCGTTGGCACTTGTATGGCTATTGGTGATGGAATTCTCACTCCCGTCATCTCAG TTCTTTCTGCATCAGGTGGCATAAAGGTTAACAATCCAAAGATGAGCAATG ATGTTGTTGTGCTTGTTGCGGTGGCTATTTTGGTTTGCTTATTTAGTATGCAACACTATGGTACTGATAAAGTCGGATGGCTTTTTGCTCCTGTTGTGCTAGTCTGGTTTCTGTCAATTGGAGTTATTGGCATTCTGAATATATGGAAATTTGATAGCTCAGTCCTGAAGGCTTTCAATCCAGTTTACATCTGCAGATATTTTAGACGAGGGAAACAAAATAGTTGGGTTTCACTAGGTGGAATTCTGCTCAGTATAACAG gaacagAAGCATTATTTGCCGACCTGTGTCATTTCCCTGTATTAGCTGTTCAG ATTGCTTTCACTACAGTTGTTTTCCCATGTCTTCTATTGGCATACACTGGACAAGCTGCATATCTTGTTCATCACACAGACCATGTTAATGATGCTTTCTTCAGATCCATTCCAG ATGGCATATACTGGCCCATGTTTATCGTAGCTACAGCAGCTGCAATTGTTGCTAGTCAAGCCACCATATCTGCAACATTTTCTATAATCAAACAAGCTCTTGCACTTGGTTGCTTTCCGAGGGTCAAGATCGTGCACACGTCAAAGAAGTTTCTCGGTCAGATATATATTCCTGATATCAATTGGATTCTTATGATCCTCTGTATAGCGGTTACTGCTGGATTCAAAAATCAAAGTCAGATTGGAAATGCATATG GAACTGCAGTTGTGATTGTTATGGTGGTGACAACATTTCTTATGATCCCAATCATGCTGTTGGTCTGGCGAAGCCATTGGTTCCTAGTCTGCATTTTCACTGCTTTATCTTTGTTGGTGGAGTTTCCCTACCTAACTGCTGTGCTTTTTAAGATAGATCAAGGTGGTTGGGTACCTCTTGTTATCGCTGCCACATTTCTCGTAATAATGTATGTCTGGCACTACGGCACAGTTAAGCGATATGAATTTGAGATGCATAGTAAAGTGTCCATGGCATGGATACTAGGCCTAGGACCAAGTCTTGGCTTAGTTCGTGTTCCTGGAATAGGATTTGTGTACACTGAACTGGCAAGTGGTGTCCCCCACATATTTTCCCATTTCATCACCCACCTTCCGGCCATCCACTCAGTCGTTGTATTTGTTTGTGTCAAGTACCTCCCAGTCTACACCGTGCCAATGGAAGAACGTTTCCTTATGAGAAGGATAGGGCCGAAAAATTTCCATATGTTTCGGTGTGTTGCACGATATGGATACAAGGATCTTCACAAGAAGgatgatgattttgaaaagatgctATTCGATAGCCTCTATCTCTTTGTTCGTTTAGAGAGCATGATGGAAGTGTATTCAGATTCAGAGGACTACAACGTACCAGCGCAGCGGATTGAAAATTCCTCTGACTTAACAACAAGAGAGAATGGCAATGAGAACACACTTTCCTCAATCATGGATCTCAGTTATGCATCTTCTAGTGATCTCATCCAACCTGCTCAATCCCAAGGAAGTAGTCTGGTGAGGTCATCAGGTCATGCAAGCGGCATGACCAGCGAGGAATTGGAGTTCATGAACAGGTGCAAGGAGGCTGGGGTGGTGCACATTCTCGGGAACACTATCGTGAGGGCTCGTCGAGAATCCACAATCATAAAGAAGATAACTGTTGATTACATATATGCTTTCCTCAGGAAGATCTGCAGGGAGAACAGTGTGATCTTCAATGTTCCTCATGAAAGCCTACTGAATGTTGGACAGATCTTTTATATATAG
- the LOC121969481 gene encoding glyceraldehyde-3-phosphate dehydrogenase GAPCP1, chloroplastic-like isoform X2: MAHSVLLRSASPLIERSREVPGIRSSYSAQTRTNFLGSGVTSLRRCSKYNGSKSIQPVKATVTEAPQIVKGSSSSGKTKVGINGFGRIGRLVLRIAMARDDIDIVAVNDPFIDSKYMAYMLKYDSTHGTFSGSIKVVDESNLEINGKRISVSRKRDPTEVPWGDFGVEYVVESSSVFTTMEKASAHLKGGAKKVVISAPSADAPMFVIGVNEKTYESGMSSVSNASCTTNCLAPLAKVVHEEFGIVEGLMTTVHATTATQKTVDGPSMKDWRGGRGAGQNIIPSSTGAAKAVGKVLPDLNGKLTGMAFRVPTPNVSVVDLTCRLQKSASYEDVKAAIKFASEGTLNGILGYTEDDVVSNDLVGDSRSSIFDAKAGIGLSASFMKLVSWYDNEWGYSNRVLDLIKHMALVSARH; the protein is encoded by the exons ATGGCGCACTCGGTTCTTCTCAGATCTGCGTCTCCCTTGATCGAAAGATCGCGAGAG GTGCCTGGTATCCGCTCTTCTTACTCGGCTCAGACTCGGACAAATTTTTTGGGTTCTGGAGTGACCTCTCTGCGCCGTTGTTC TAAATATAATGGGAGCAAAAGCATTCAGCCAGTTAAAGCCACAGTGACTGAAGCCCCTCAAATTGTTAAGG GATCTTCAAGTAGTGGAAAGACAAAGGTCGGAATTAATG GATTTGGTCGCATTGGTCGGCTTGTATTACGAATAGCAATGGCTAGAGATGACATCGATATTGTGGCTGTGAATGATCCCTTCATTGACTCTAAATATATG GCATACATGTTAAAGTATGATTCAACACATGGTACCTTCAGCGGATCCATCAAAGTTGTGGATGAGTCCAACTTAGAAATCAATGGTAAAAGAATTTCTGTTTCTAGAAAAAG GGATCCAACTGAGGTTCCCTGGGGTGATTTTGGAGTAGAATATGTCGTTGAATCTTCTAGTGTTTTTACAACGATGGAGAAAGCATCAGCCCACCTAAAG GGAGGTGCAAAAAAAGTGGTAATATCAGCTCCATCTGCTGATGCTCCTATGTTTGTGATTGGTGTAAATGAGAAGACATATGAATCCGGCATGAGTAGTGTCTCAAATGCAAGTTGCACAACCAACTGTCTTGCTCCTCTTGCCAAG GTTGTCCATGAGGAGTTTGGCATTGTTGAGGGGCTCATGACTACCGTTCATGCGACCACAG CGACACAGAAAACTGTTGATGGCCCTTCAATGAAAGATTGGCGTGGGGGGCGTGGTGCTGGACAGAACATCATCCCCAGTTCAACTGGTGCAGCTAAG GCTGTTGGAAAAGTCCTTCCGGACCTAAATGGGAAGCTCACTGGAATGGCTTTCAGGGTTCCTACACCTAATGTTTCTGTTGTAGACTTAACTTGCCGACTTCAAAAAAGTGCATCATACGAGGATGTCAAGGCAGCCATCAA GTTTGCATCAGAGGGTACCCTGAATGGTATTCTTGGATACACTGAAGATGATGTCGTCTCAAATGATTTGGTCGGTGACTCGAG ATCTAGTATCTTTGATGCTAAAGCTGGTATTGGCTTAAGTGCTTCTTTCATGAAGCTGGTCTCATGGTATGACAACGAATGGGGCTACAG CAACCGAGTGCTTGACCTCATCAAACACATGGCTCTGGTGAGTGCTCGCCATTGA
- the LOC121969481 gene encoding glyceraldehyde-3-phosphate dehydrogenase GAPCP2, chloroplastic-like isoform X3, translated as MAHSVLLRSASPLIERSREVLASDSDRVPGIRSSYSAQTRTNFLGSGVTSLRRCSKYNGSKSIQPVKATVTEAPQIVKGSSSSGKTKVGINGFGRIGRLVLRIAMARDDIDIVAVNDPFIDSKYMAYMLKYDSTHGTFSGSIKVVDESNLEINGKRISVSRKRDPTEVPWGDFGVEYVVESSSVFTTMEKASAHLKGGAKKVVISAPSADAPMFVIGVNEKTYESGMSSVSNASCTTNCLAPLAKVVHEEFGIVEGLMTTVHATTATQKTVDGPSMKDWRGGRGAGQNIIPSSTGAAKAVGKVLPDLNGKLTGMAFRVPTPNVSVVDLTCRLQKSASYEDVKAAIKFASEGTLNGILGYTEDDVVSNDLVGDSRSSIFDAKAGIGLSASFMKLVSCNRVLDLIKHMALVSARH; from the exons ATGGCGCACTCGGTTCTTCTCAGATCTGCGTCTCCCTTGATCGAAAGATCGCGAGAGGTATTAGCTTCCGATTCTGACAGG GTGCCTGGTATCCGCTCTTCTTACTCGGCTCAGACTCGGACAAATTTTTTGGGTTCTGGAGTGACCTCTCTGCGCCGTTGTTC TAAATATAATGGGAGCAAAAGCATTCAGCCAGTTAAAGCCACAGTGACTGAAGCCCCTCAAATTGTTAAGG GATCTTCAAGTAGTGGAAAGACAAAGGTCGGAATTAATG GATTTGGTCGCATTGGTCGGCTTGTATTACGAATAGCAATGGCTAGAGATGACATCGATATTGTGGCTGTGAATGATCCCTTCATTGACTCTAAATATATG GCATACATGTTAAAGTATGATTCAACACATGGTACCTTCAGCGGATCCATCAAAGTTGTGGATGAGTCCAACTTAGAAATCAATGGTAAAAGAATTTCTGTTTCTAGAAAAAG GGATCCAACTGAGGTTCCCTGGGGTGATTTTGGAGTAGAATATGTCGTTGAATCTTCTAGTGTTTTTACAACGATGGAGAAAGCATCAGCCCACCTAAAG GGAGGTGCAAAAAAAGTGGTAATATCAGCTCCATCTGCTGATGCTCCTATGTTTGTGATTGGTGTAAATGAGAAGACATATGAATCCGGCATGAGTAGTGTCTCAAATGCAAGTTGCACAACCAACTGTCTTGCTCCTCTTGCCAAG GTTGTCCATGAGGAGTTTGGCATTGTTGAGGGGCTCATGACTACCGTTCATGCGACCACAG CGACACAGAAAACTGTTGATGGCCCTTCAATGAAAGATTGGCGTGGGGGGCGTGGTGCTGGACAGAACATCATCCCCAGTTCAACTGGTGCAGCTAAG GCTGTTGGAAAAGTCCTTCCGGACCTAAATGGGAAGCTCACTGGAATGGCTTTCAGGGTTCCTACACCTAATGTTTCTGTTGTAGACTTAACTTGCCGACTTCAAAAAAGTGCATCATACGAGGATGTCAAGGCAGCCATCAA GTTTGCATCAGAGGGTACCCTGAATGGTATTCTTGGATACACTGAAGATGATGTCGTCTCAAATGATTTGGTCGGTGACTCGAG ATCTAGTATCTTTGATGCTAAAGCTGGTATTGGCTTAAGTGCTTCTTTCATGAAGCTGGTCTCATG CAACCGAGTGCTTGACCTCATCAAACACATGGCTCTGGTGAGTGCTCGCCATTGA
- the LOC121969481 gene encoding glyceraldehyde-3-phosphate dehydrogenase GAPCP2, chloroplastic-like isoform X1 has product MAHSVLLRSASPLIERSREVLASDSDRVPGIRSSYSAQTRTNFLGSGVTSLRRCSKYNGSKSIQPVKATVTEAPQIVKGSSSSGKTKVGINGFGRIGRLVLRIAMARDDIDIVAVNDPFIDSKYMAYMLKYDSTHGTFSGSIKVVDESNLEINGKRISVSRKRDPTEVPWGDFGVEYVVESSSVFTTMEKASAHLKGGAKKVVISAPSADAPMFVIGVNEKTYESGMSSVSNASCTTNCLAPLAKVVHEEFGIVEGLMTTVHATTATQKTVDGPSMKDWRGGRGAGQNIIPSSTGAAKAVGKVLPDLNGKLTGMAFRVPTPNVSVVDLTCRLQKSASYEDVKAAIKFASEGTLNGILGYTEDDVVSNDLVGDSRSSIFDAKAGIGLSASFMKLVSWYDNEWGYSNRVLDLIKHMALVSARH; this is encoded by the exons ATGGCGCACTCGGTTCTTCTCAGATCTGCGTCTCCCTTGATCGAAAGATCGCGAGAGGTATTAGCTTCCGATTCTGACAGG GTGCCTGGTATCCGCTCTTCTTACTCGGCTCAGACTCGGACAAATTTTTTGGGTTCTGGAGTGACCTCTCTGCGCCGTTGTTC TAAATATAATGGGAGCAAAAGCATTCAGCCAGTTAAAGCCACAGTGACTGAAGCCCCTCAAATTGTTAAGG GATCTTCAAGTAGTGGAAAGACAAAGGTCGGAATTAATG GATTTGGTCGCATTGGTCGGCTTGTATTACGAATAGCAATGGCTAGAGATGACATCGATATTGTGGCTGTGAATGATCCCTTCATTGACTCTAAATATATG GCATACATGTTAAAGTATGATTCAACACATGGTACCTTCAGCGGATCCATCAAAGTTGTGGATGAGTCCAACTTAGAAATCAATGGTAAAAGAATTTCTGTTTCTAGAAAAAG GGATCCAACTGAGGTTCCCTGGGGTGATTTTGGAGTAGAATATGTCGTTGAATCTTCTAGTGTTTTTACAACGATGGAGAAAGCATCAGCCCACCTAAAG GGAGGTGCAAAAAAAGTGGTAATATCAGCTCCATCTGCTGATGCTCCTATGTTTGTGATTGGTGTAAATGAGAAGACATATGAATCCGGCATGAGTAGTGTCTCAAATGCAAGTTGCACAACCAACTGTCTTGCTCCTCTTGCCAAG GTTGTCCATGAGGAGTTTGGCATTGTTGAGGGGCTCATGACTACCGTTCATGCGACCACAG CGACACAGAAAACTGTTGATGGCCCTTCAATGAAAGATTGGCGTGGGGGGCGTGGTGCTGGACAGAACATCATCCCCAGTTCAACTGGTGCAGCTAAG GCTGTTGGAAAAGTCCTTCCGGACCTAAATGGGAAGCTCACTGGAATGGCTTTCAGGGTTCCTACACCTAATGTTTCTGTTGTAGACTTAACTTGCCGACTTCAAAAAAGTGCATCATACGAGGATGTCAAGGCAGCCATCAA GTTTGCATCAGAGGGTACCCTGAATGGTATTCTTGGATACACTGAAGATGATGTCGTCTCAAATGATTTGGTCGGTGACTCGAG ATCTAGTATCTTTGATGCTAAAGCTGGTATTGGCTTAAGTGCTTCTTTCATGAAGCTGGTCTCATGGTATGACAACGAATGGGGCTACAG CAACCGAGTGCTTGACCTCATCAAACACATGGCTCTGGTGAGTGCTCGCCATTGA